The sequence below is a genomic window from Lolium perenne isolate Kyuss_39 chromosome 4, Kyuss_2.0, whole genome shotgun sequence.
CGCCTTCTTCTTGCGCGCGTAAGGGATCGCGAGCGATCTCTTCCCCTGCACCAGCGGAGCATCCACCATGGCCTCGCGCACCAGATCCTGCTTCGAGGCCGGAGTGTGCTCCCCCTCCCTGCGAGACCCGTCTTCCTCCTCCGAGTCAGTCACCACCCAGTCCTCCGTGTCAGCCTCCGGCTCCCTCGCCGGCGAGCCCATCCTCACAATCTTGGAAGGAGGACCTCCCATGGCTGGGCTCTCCGCCACCCAGGATGCAATCGGGTCAGTGACCTGTGAGTCCGTCTCCATGGACACCAGCGAACCCTCCgtggcctccagcaccccacggcCCAATGCCATGACTGGCACCTTATCAGCCACCGGCCCCACTGGCAGCGGTGTATCCAACCCCATAGCGAGACCCATGTTGGTCCCATACTGGTCAATGGGCTGGACCAACCCGTCCAGCGATCCTCCCTGGACCCTGGACGCAGGGGGCGCGCTCTGCGAAACCACCTTCCGAGCCCCAGCTTGGCCCGAGCCCTTCCCGGTACCCGGCACCGTGTCCTTGCCCTTCTCCTTCTCCTGCTGAGTGGACTTCTTCCTGTGCTTGTTCCATTCGCCATCAGAGGACAGCTCATCCGAGTCCACATCCTCGTGATCCCGCCGAGGAGGAGGTGGCGGACCACCATTGCTCCCACCAGCACCCCCACGCGGCTCCGCCTCCGTCTGCAGTGTCACAGTGTAACCCTCACCATTCACAAACACCTGAATCGACCCCTTCATGCGGTCCGGGAACCTCCCTTGGAACCGCATGCGAATGGGCTCCCTGTCATGCTTGAGGATCGAAAGCTCATCCACATCAATAGGCCTCCCCACCATGACAAACGCAGCCATGAGCCGCTCCTTGGTCATCAGGTCCTCCGGTACCCCTGACAGGCGGACCCAAGTCGACGGCAGCACCAGGCTCGGCTTGGGAGCAAGGAAAGCCTCCCTGATCTCCGTCTCCTTCTCGGACAGTGGCAGAAAGAGTCTCCCGCTCGCAGTAGCCAAGCGGAGAGTCGCGCGCGAAGGAAAGACTACCGTAAACTCAAATTCTGACTGCTTGGTCACCTGCCAATCCCAAAGATCATCTACCAGCAGCTCAAGTCTACCCTTCTCGAGCACAACCCCAAATCCCCTATTGAACAACCCAACCAGCATCCTTGCCTGAGCAACATTACAACCACTCAGCTCACAAGCCCCGTACCTTTCCAAAACCCCAGGAGTACTGGCCTCAACCGTCACAGACCCATACTGCCCCACGAAGTCCTGTATCCGTGGCCCCACCATCTCCCTCTCCACGAGTCTCATGCACACCCCCTGGTTACCACCACCGAAACAGCTACCCAGTGACTCAAACACCGTGGTGAAATGGTGCAATGCCTCGAAAAAGAAGTCGACAAAGGAGGCGTTACATACAGAGGCCTCCTTTCCAATTCTAACCAGCTCCTCTTCTACGATGACCACTAACTTAGGCCGTAATATTTTAACACAGGCAGGTAGGAGTGCCTGTAACTTGCTCATGGATTTGTAAGGCATGCTTGTTGTGTCACACGAGAATATTACTGGGCCTTTACAGCTCTTGGAGAAGGCATGCAGGTCTTCATCACTGTGTATACAGAAAGAGCTGTACTGGAAGGGAAGGTTCAAGGAGTGCGCGAACTCCGAGAGCCTCCTTGCAGATTCATGGTGAATGTCGCCTCTATAGTCAGCATCTGTTGTGACCACCGTGAGGTGGAATGATATGCCACCATGACGGGCAAGATCTGACATGAATGATGGCCACTGGATGCCCTCACCAATGTTCAGGTCGACGACGTGCACATCTGTGTCTCCCTTGGTGGCGTCCAGAATAGCCTGATTGGCAGTGAAGTGTGCAAACTTGGCGAACGGCGACAGCTCTTGTATAATCTGTTGTGCTGACATTCTATCAGATGGCAGTGGCTCAGGCAGGGAGCACCTGACGCTTGCACTGGAGATCCGGGACCGCAGACCTTGGGCAAAGTGGTCGGCCAGGCGGTCAAAAGAGCTGGCAGAGGCATTGTCAGGGATGCCAGGGAGAAGGCCATCAAGCCTTGAGAACACTGCCGAGGCAAGTGCTGAATCTCCCGCCTCAACCGCCTCTGCACCGGTGAGGAGGAGATCAGTTAAACTGTTCTCCTCCATGAGCTCCTCTTGGATGGCCGCCAAGTTGCCACTCTCTTGGCCCAGAATCCTCTCATCACAATCGAGGAACACACCAACATCAGAAGCATCTTGATGATGCCAACCTCCAACATAATCTTGGTCCATAGTATCCAAGAACTCATTGTCCTGTTGCTGGTCAGTGGAATGATCAACCTGGATGGTGGCATTCTCATGGAGAGCTACTTGAGGAGACCATGGGAAAAAGCTATTCTCTTCATGTGtgggaaaggagagaagaggggaACAAGGATAAGACATGGTCTCCATTTTAGTTGCTATCTATGATAAGGATTGCATTGCTTCGTGTGCTTCACACTGTGTCTTATATACACACCATGAGGAGACGGAGGGACAAGAGATTAGcagtggaggaaagagaatgtgtgggtcCTGCCTTTTTTTTAAAAATGGTGTGAGTCCTGCCTTCATGGCCTAGGCACGCTAAACTGTTCTGATCTTGGAGCCTAATACAACATGGATCAAACTAGAGGTGATTGGCTCTTGTTTAGCTCTCCACCAACTTCACAGCATACATACATACCCCCCAAAATATCAATATAAAATTAAGAAATAAAAGCCTACGTCTGCAGTTCGTCATTTTGCTGGCATGACCGAATGAAGCTGAAGGAACTGAGAATACACTGATGGCATAttccaagaatggtttttgctacGTGGCAGCATCTAGTCAATTATTGGACTATGTGCCGTTGCTACTTCAAAGTTCCGATGGCCTGCACTCAAGTGCCAATGGCAATGCAGAAAGGCGAAAAAATGCAGCCCTCATAAGTTTAATCTTAGTTTTTGTGCTCAAGAAATGGTCTCCTATTACTATATATCTCTTTACAAAATGAAAGTACTACTTCATTCAGTCTGATCTaaaataaattttaaattttaatacTTCAACTCTATTTATGACCCTCCCGCAAAAGACTAATATTTATGGTCATTGACCAGCACAAACCAAGTCAATTTTGGCATGCTAATGTGTGTCCAAAATTTTAGTGGTGTAAAAAATTCATGAACCAACTTGCTTCCAGACTCTGATTCTTTATTTGACACCAATCAGATATCCATACAGCCCCTTGGTGTAGGTTTGATACAAAGTATTATAGATTCTCATGGGGTTTTTTTGTATtccttcagttcatcaaaagatcGGGCGAAGGCCCCGGAGTGAAACTGAAAGAGGACAAAACTGCTTGTCTCAAGGAGTAGAGCTGTTGCAAAGTGGAACTTACAGAGCACAAACGTGGGCCATGCAGATTTCTTGGTTCCAGGCTGCCTCTTTCTACTAATCTGAACATTTCTCCTGCCTTCGTACCTGGCAATTCCAAAATGATCATTTCCAGATACCAGCAACAGCAGGAGATTTTTGATGGAGTCCAAGTCTCCAACGATGCACATACAGCTTTGCACTGACTACTTCAGAACTTCGGATACAAGTGTACAAATGGTGTGTTCTGGTAAGCTTTCTGCATTGTGCTATTCTTTTTCTCGAGAGAGTATGGATGATTCACTGAGGTAAATAAATATTTGTCCTGCGGAAAGCTAAGATGTGTTTATTATTACAGGACAAGGCtggtgccatctgaacattgtCAAGAGCAACATTTTGTATTCACTCAGTACAGTCACGGAACGTTGTCATGCACAACTAGAACAAGTGGACATCAGAGTACAGCTGCAAGAGTGTAGACATTGTAAAGTAAAATGTGTAATTACTTTTAAAAAAGATCTTGCCTTTTCATCACAATTAGCAGTATTACTGCCTTCAAAGCTGGATATATCAAAGATAATAAAAACATGTTTTAACAGAAGGATGGAGAATTCACTAATCTAAATCATTAGAGCATTTAAGTACCATATGCCCCCACCCGACCCCAACAAGGTTTTGTCATAGAGGGCTCCAACTAACTCCTTAGAGTTGAGACTGACAGGAATGGCTGTATGGTCCATATTGTCAGCCATCGGCGGGAAAGGTTACCATGCTCAGGAAACATACTCTCTAACATGACATCAAATGAGTTAAGGACGGCAGGTGGATACTTAATTATCATGATAATCATAGTTGGTGAGCACTGTGACTGGAGAAGGAAAAAAACCATTAGCTGAATAGTTTAAATCATATTATATCATAATACATTGACGGAATCAGTATTTTCCTAAAGATATAGTAGCATACTGATTTTCTTTCTCTTGAACTATTCTTGGGTAGACAACCTGAATATTCAATGATCGTACTGAAAACAGAGAGCTTCTCAAAAGGCATTTGTCAGCATTTCACGAATGCAATGCAGCCTAACTTCCCTCAAATAAGTGAAGGGGGAACAGTGGACAAAAATCAATGAGAATTCCACCAGCCAAACGACTATGAGGTTCGGTGGTTGAGAGGGGCATCTCACAGCAATGActaaagacaagagcagcaatagCCTGTTATTTGTTCTGTAGCATCAGCTTGGTGGTCTCCTAATCCCCGACTAGTTAGCAGGTCACTTAAAGTATCATCCATTGTTTATCAATGCATGTTTCCTAATAATAGCATAAGACAAACACTATAATACTGAGATGAATGACAAAGGGAAGTACAAATGAAGACACACTAACACTGTATATTATCTGTTCGTTTTTCTGAATGAAAGGCAGGCAGAAGGTTACAATGCTCACTTATGCAAGTATGTAAAAGTAAACTGGTTTGCCTCTGTAGATGTGCACTGTCCTCCTCCGAAGAGCATCTAGTACAAGAACCTAGGCTCCCTTCTAGGTAAGAGGAAAATTCAGATTAGCACGCACTAATATGCTATTTTCTGTTGTGCTGCATCACTTGCTAGCCTATCAACTCACTACGAAGTGTACCATTCTGGTTCAGTCGGAACAATTTTCCAAGTGGTGAAAAATATTACAGCATGACCCATTGACCCCATCAATGACAGAATGCGGTACAAACCTATACTTGTGCAATATGCCTTATCCTCAAGATAGGATCCCAAACCAAAATACaagacaaaatctctcttttaggtaaagttcattttgaggcTTGTGTAcattaagtaaaattcactttcaACTGAGGTCAATATACCACATAGACCATCAAAAATTTATGTCTGAGTAAGCTAGCAATACATCACAGCCCAAGGGCGGCAATGCATGGTCAACTGATTTCTCTTTCAGCAGACTGAGACATTACTGGTATATGACCCTAGCTAGACGGCCAAAAATACTCAAAAATATGCAACAGATATTCAACTTTCAAATGGGAAGATAACAGCCAACTACATAAAACTTGTTGTGATCATCTGCATAATCTAAGCTGCCTGACTATGGAAAATAAAAGAACTGATAAGTTGCGGCAAGTGGGTATCCATACCTGTTAAACAAGCTTATGAAGCTAAGGTCCAAGCCATACTCAAAagtcaaaaaaaaaactccagaTAAACTATGTGATTAGCTTCAGTTAGTGTGACTCACGACTCAGACCAAGAAACAATATTAGGGAACCTACATCATGTGGGGGCCCATTCTGGAGCAAGCTTACCCAAATTTTGCAGTACATTCGGTGTTTGCATCGAATAAAACCGATATCATGGCAATATACTTGCCGTATTCCTTTACCACCACCTCATCAGCATAACAAAATGCTGATAGAAGGACAAAACCGACGGACGCAAAGTTATAAGTCCATGATGCTAATAACATGTTCCCCTTGAACTCTTAAATATGCAGACTCTGAGAACCAAAAATAAGAGATGTGTCAGGAGACGCTTTCTAGGCCTAGTGCATCACCACGTATGTGAACAGAACCCCATGCACAATAACACCGCCGCGGTGGGTGCATCGTGCGGCCTTCCTGCCATGATTATTCTAAAATGACTCAAATAAGTCACTCTAGCCAGAAGTAAACAGAATTACATGATTGTCACATGCTAAATACCATAGTTTACTTGACCCAAAGTCCTAACATGCCAACGCTTATAAGCACGGGAACCGCTAGAACCCAAATTCAGACGTAGTGCATCTCAGACGCGTCAGCATACAATGTGAAGAGAATCCCAAATGTGCAATAGTCTATGCCACGGGGTCTTGTGTGCGTGAAATTGGCACGATTTGCACGGAGAATGGCGCGCCGATACGAGCAGTGCACCAGGGATCTCTGCATCTTCCATGTGCGCCACCATGATGGCGCCATGTGATGGTGACACGAGCCTCCCCGCGGAGGATGGTTCGTACGCGTGCGTCAGCGGGAGCAGGGAGATCAGGGGTGAGGTAGGAATGGCTGGTGGTCGGCTGACTCGGCGCCTCGTCGGAGGGACGCGCGCGGGGTTGGATGGGGATTACCTCGGCCGATTCCgctgctccggctccggctccggtttcGGCTTCAGCGCCTCCACGGAGGACGGAGACGGAGTGACAGACGGGGTCACACGGACGAGTAGGGGCGCCTTTGGCTCCCATCGGCCCAGCTTTTTTTCGGCCCCTTTGGTTACGTGGCCCCGTGTTCTTGCACGAACCGTTTCTCAAAATATCCTCGGATCAAGCTCTGGAGGAACTCCGATTCGGCTGTTTCTAGCGAACCACCCCTGTTTTCGCGGAACTGGAGAACGACGCGTCCTCACAGAGCCACTGCGGAAGATGACGGGAGCTCGCACGGGACGACGAAATCTCGGCGGGATGAATTCGGTCACCGCGCTTGAATTTTCGCCACCGTATATATAGGGGCGGCTCTCTCACCGGCAAATCCAAATCCCCAATTTCCCCCCATTTCAAGCGCATTCACCGTTCCCGATCTAGCGACATGGCCGGCTCGACTTCACCCGCACGGTCGACGAGGCttgcggcggcgatggcggctgtggcggcggctaCTGGCCGCGgatggtcgtcttcttcctccgcgTCTATGACTTCGGTTGTGGTAAGCTTCTGCAAACCCTAGCCTTAGATCTAGATCTTTTGGGTACACATGGGGGGTCTGAACGAATCCATTGTAGGGCATTCCTTCATCGCCGGTCGAGGTTGTGGAGGTTATCCAGGTTGCATCTGACTCTACGACGGGGACCGTTGTCGTCGTTGACTCTTCCACTGGGACGGTGGTGTTGCCTTCATCTTCGCCAGGGTCCCCTGCTTCCCCGACCTCGGTGCTGCGTGTGGCTTCTTTGACTGTAAGACCGCTCTTACTTATCTCGTTGTTCATTGATGTGgtagtggtagttcattgatgtgGTACTGCTTAAGTATGTGGATGTGGATGTGGTACTGGTAGTGGTGATAGTTCATTGATCTGCTAGTGCTTAAGGATGTTGATGTGGTACtggtagttcattgatctgctaGTGTTTGTCATGTAGGCGATCATACCTTTGGGCTCTCCTGATCTGTCTGCGCCTAATGTGAATGCGCAACCATGTTTGATTGCAGGCAAACCAGtcatggtttggaaacctgggctATCAGAGTTTGTGCTGAACCGGTTGGTTCAGCTTGTCCGTAGCAGCGTCTACTTCAACATGGATTCAAGGAGCAGCAGATGAAGAAGGTAGCCGCGGATGTTCTTGCATTCGCTGGCGTACATGTCACCACTCTTCAGCTATACAGCCACATCAGAAACTGGAGGACGAAGTGGAGCGTCATTATGAAGATGAAATCCGATCGCATTCTGGACTGGAGCGAAGATGGTTGCTGCTTCTACGGCGATGATGAAGAGACGGCGGACGAGTACATCCAGGTACGAAGCCTCATTGAGTCCGTGCATAGATCTTAAAGTATATATGTGAATGTCGTCGCACTAATAGTTGTTCCTTGTGGATTGCAGCGCTACCGGAAGCACCGTCAGTACTTCGGCACCCCGATCACGAACAACGCTCAGATGAAGATGATCTTCACGCCCCAGTTTGTGTGCAAGGCGCAGCTGTTCCAGCCTAACTTGCTGGTCAGGGCTATCGACTTCATTGCAGACAACGAAGTAGAGCATGTCAAGTACCGTAAGCTACAGCCATCGGAGAGGAGGAGCTGGCTTAGGACCTGGCTCTGCAACCAGTTTTATGCTTAGTGCTTCTGCTTCCTTCGTCATGATCTGTTGATTCTGGGAGGTGATCTTGTATCCCTCCACTAGTTAGGACTAGCTACAACCTGATCCCCGACCTGTAATGATGAACTTGTTCGAgatggtatatactaacccctcgtgTGATGAACCTGTGATGCATCCCGAAGTAGTTGCTTCGCTCGTGATGCATCACCCACTAAGTAGTTGATGTGTATTACCAGCACCTTTTGTGATGAACTGAATATGATGTGTGTTGTTATTCAGTACTAGGTAACCTCACCACTCTAAGTGAAGGGGTTACCACAACACTCAACTATCTGCAACCAAACAGGTTGTGGGATGCACGAGCAGGGAAGAAAGTACTTTAAGCGGTCAACCAAACAATGGGGCGCGGCTTCCCTCTTCGTCGCAGAAAAGGCCTTCCAGGCTACCAAACGGCCCGCCTTTCATGGCCCATGGCCCGTTCGCGATGCGCAGGGAGGCCCATCTCGCTGGTGCAGTGGTGCAAGAAATCAATGCAGGCT
It includes:
- the LOC139830083 gene encoding protein NODULATION SIGNALING PATHWAY 2-like translates to METMSYPCSPLLSFPTHEENSFFPWSPQVALHENATIQVDHSTDQQQDNEFLDTMDQDYVGGWHHQDASDVGVFLDCDERILGQESGNLAAIQEELMEENSLTDLLLTGAEAVEAGDSALASAVFSRLDGLLPGIPDNASASSFDRLADHFAQGLRSRISSASVRCSLPEPLPSDRMSAQQIIQELSPFAKFAHFTANQAILDATKGDTDVHVVDLNIGEGIQWPSFMSDLARHGGISFHLTVVTTDADYRGDIHHESARRLSEFAHSLNLPFQYSSFCIHSDEDLHAFSKSCKGPVIFSCDTTSMPYKSMSKLQALLPACVKILRPKLVVIVEEELVRIGKEASVCNASFVDFFFEALHHFTTVFESLGSCFGGGNQGVCMRLVEREMVGPRIQDFVGQYGSVTVEASTPGVLERYGACELSGCNVAQARMLVGLFNRGFGVVLEKGRLALCWKSRPLTSVSVWAPI